The proteins below come from a single Candidatus Eremiobacteraceae bacterium genomic window:
- the mtnA gene encoding S-methyl-5-thioribose-1-phosphate isomerase: MTPGAPRPAHIEYEPGVLRIIDQTKLPEFTEVVSLTTPAAVAEAIREMRVRGAPAIGIAGAYGMAIAALAAAAKADSPDHFLAMLSDAAQTLESARPTAVNLSWAVHELLNDAKRRTNGGTPPEAVAVLLQDEARRLHAQDVEACHRIGDNGAALLSNGVTVLTHCNTGDFATGGYGTALGVIRSAWRDGKLRGVFVDETRPQLQGARLTAFELLQDAIPFTLIVDGMAGHFMQRGDIGAVVVGADRIAANGDTANKIGTYPLAVLAREHGIPFYVAAPRSTFDPDTQSGSDIVIEERDPAEVRTVRGQPVAPPDTPVANPAFDVTPARLITAFITEEGVLMPPYGSAITALGRINSTATAPS, translated from the coding sequence ATGACGCCGGGAGCGCCGCGGCCGGCGCATATCGAGTACGAGCCCGGCGTGCTCCGCATCATCGATCAGACGAAGCTGCCTGAATTCACCGAGGTCGTGTCGCTGACGACGCCGGCTGCTGTGGCCGAGGCCATCCGCGAGATGCGTGTGCGCGGCGCGCCTGCGATCGGCATCGCCGGTGCGTACGGCATGGCGATCGCAGCGCTCGCCGCTGCCGCGAAGGCCGACAGCCCGGACCATTTTCTCGCGATGCTGTCCGACGCCGCACAGACGCTCGAATCGGCCCGTCCGACGGCCGTGAACTTGTCGTGGGCCGTGCACGAATTGCTCAACGACGCGAAGCGGCGCACGAACGGCGGCACGCCGCCCGAGGCGGTCGCGGTGCTGCTGCAGGACGAAGCGCGGCGGCTGCACGCGCAGGACGTCGAGGCGTGCCATCGCATCGGCGATAACGGGGCGGCCCTTCTCTCGAACGGCGTCACCGTCCTCACGCACTGCAACACCGGCGACTTCGCGACCGGCGGGTACGGCACCGCGCTCGGCGTGATCCGCTCCGCGTGGCGCGACGGCAAACTGCGCGGCGTGTTCGTAGATGAGACGAGGCCCCAGCTGCAGGGCGCACGCTTGACCGCGTTCGAGCTCTTGCAGGACGCTATCCCGTTCACGCTGATCGTCGACGGCATGGCGGGGCATTTCATGCAGCGCGGCGACATCGGGGCCGTGGTCGTCGGCGCCGATCGCATCGCCGCCAACGGCGACACCGCAAACAAGATCGGCACCTACCCTTTGGCCGTGCTCGCGCGCGAGCACGGCATCCCGTTCTACGTGGCGGCGCCGCGCTCGACGTTTGATCCGGACACCCAATCGGGCTCCGACATCGTCATCGAGGAGCGCGATCCGGCCGAAGTGCGCACCGTGCGCGGACAACCGGTCGCGCCGCCCGATACCCCGGTCGCCAACCCCGCATTCGACGTCACGCCGGCGCGCCTCATTACCGCGTTCATCACGGAAGAGGGGGTATTGATGCCCCCGTATGGCTCCGCGATCACCGCGCTCGGTCGAATAAATTCGACCGCTACAGCGCCGTCATAG
- a CDS encoding aspartate aminotransferase family protein, whose translation MAKVASSSAARKAAYLMDCAKTYYPEPLTLVSGDGAYVTDEDGRRYLDFFAGIAVLVAGHNHPAVAAAVHDQVDKIVHTSTLYLNEPMLDLAEKLSNASPTGLDKVFIGNSGTEANELAAVLARHFTKSSEFIALAHAYHGRSAWTVGITGLSAWRNFGAEPSKVAFAPNAYCYRCPLNLTYPSCEIACAKAVEDVIQTETSGHVAAFYAETIQGVGGIITPPPEYYGVVKEILDRHGILFVADEVQTAWGRLGHNLFGISDWGVTPDIVTSAKGLGNGLPISVVVARREIADAYKGPHINTFGGNPLSSRAAAATLDVIESEGLTQNAAVVGEHLMARLRALAEKHPIIGDVRGRGLMIGVELVRNRRTKEPAGQAAERVLDVCKDEGLLIGRGGLYASTLRIQPPLIITREQADEAVRVLDEAFTIAGREFARA comes from the coding sequence ATGGCTAAAGTGGCAAGCTCGAGCGCGGCGCGCAAGGCCGCGTACCTCATGGATTGCGCGAAGACGTACTATCCCGAGCCGCTCACGCTCGTGTCGGGCGACGGCGCGTATGTCACGGATGAGGACGGCCGGCGCTATCTGGACTTTTTCGCGGGCATCGCGGTGCTCGTGGCCGGGCACAACCACCCGGCGGTCGCGGCCGCGGTGCACGATCAAGTGGACAAGATCGTGCACACCTCGACGCTCTACCTCAACGAGCCGATGCTGGATCTGGCCGAGAAGCTCTCGAACGCGTCGCCGACAGGGCTGGACAAGGTGTTCATCGGCAACTCCGGGACCGAGGCGAACGAGCTTGCCGCCGTGCTGGCCAGGCATTTCACCAAGAGCTCCGAGTTCATCGCGCTGGCGCATGCGTATCACGGGCGTTCGGCGTGGACGGTGGGCATCACCGGCTTGTCGGCGTGGCGCAACTTCGGCGCCGAGCCGTCCAAAGTCGCGTTCGCACCGAATGCGTACTGCTATCGGTGTCCGCTGAATCTGACGTATCCATCGTGCGAGATCGCCTGCGCCAAAGCGGTGGAGGACGTCATCCAGACCGAGACCTCCGGCCACGTCGCCGCCTTCTATGCCGAGACCATCCAGGGCGTCGGCGGCATCATCACGCCGCCACCCGAGTACTACGGCGTCGTCAAAGAGATTCTCGACCGGCACGGCATCCTGTTCGTGGCCGACGAGGTGCAGACGGCCTGGGGACGGCTCGGCCATAACCTGTTCGGGATCAGCGATTGGGGCGTCACGCCCGATATCGTGACGTCCGCCAAGGGACTGGGCAACGGCTTGCCGATCTCGGTCGTCGTGGCGCGGCGCGAGATCGCCGACGCCTATAAGGGGCCGCACATCAACACCTTCGGCGGCAATCCGCTCTCATCGCGTGCAGCAGCGGCGACGCTCGACGTCATCGAGAGCGAAGGTCTGACCCAAAACGCCGCCGTGGTCGGCGAGCACCTGATGGCGCGGCTTCGAGCGCTGGCCGAAAAACATCCGATCATCGGCGACGTCCGCGGACGCGGCCTGATGATCGGCGTCGAACTCGTGCGCAACCGCAGGACCAAGGAGCCGGCGGGCCAAGCCGCCGAGCGCGTTCTCGACGTGTGCAAGGACGAGGGGCTGTTGATAGGGCGCGGCGGGCTATATGCCAGCACCCTTCGGATCCAGCCGCCATTGATCATCACGCGCGAGCAGGCGGACGAGGCCGTGCGCGTGCTCGACGAAGCGTTCACGATCGCCGGACGCGAGTTCGCGCGCGCATGA